From the Desulfovibrio sp. JY genome, one window contains:
- a CDS encoding multidrug efflux RND transporter permease subunit, which translates to MISRFFLGRPVFSIVISLVIVLAGLAAIKNLPIAQYPDIIPPEVNVSTSYPGASPEVIAATVAAPLEQQINGVDNMLYMRSTSSGDGSLSMAVTFAVGTDPDQNTINVNNRVQAALTTLPAEVQRQGVTVRKRSSNILQVIAFESPTKRYDAVYLSNYVLVNVLDELKRLPGVGDASIFGAKDYSMRVWLQPDKLAQLGLTPADVAAAIQEQNAQFAAGRIGAEPTESEKPVAINYMVTTKGRLLTPEEFGNIILKAQPDGSVLRLKDVARVELGAKDYSSISKISGNPAVNIGIYLSPGANALNTADLVTAKLAELSKRFPDGISYKVPLDTTTFVRVSIEEVIHTLVEAMILVFFVVFIFLQNFRATLIPCLAVPVSIIGTFAGMYALGFTINTLTLFGMVLAIGIVVDDAIVVLENVERIMSTEKLPPRQATAKAMEEVTGPVVAIVLVLCAVFVPVAFLGGLTGQMYKQFAITIAVSVVISGLVALTLTPALCASLLKAGHQEPNRVFRSFNRLFDKVTNGYAAGVSFLLHHVVMALVLFAVLCVGALSLFRIVPGGLVPDEDQGYVIGLNILPDGTSLRATEKIDDAMDAMNAKDPVVEHQITITGLDLLSSTYRSNYGTLFIPLKPWDERKKADESSFAFVKRIFGRGMALPKSMTLAFNPPAITGMSNTGGFEGYLQNRGEGNAQDLAVMTDKLVAEAKKDPALGRVATTFGANVPQLRVDLDRQKAKALGVAISDVYDAMQATFGAYYVNDFNKFGRTFRVQLQSEAKYRDRPEDLREVYVRSKSGEMIPLTALATIEKSTGPEVMERFNVFPAAKIMGQPADGHTSSEALAAMEKAAAKVLPADYTLAWTGSAYQEKAAAGSSMLVFGMGIVMVILILAAQYERWTLPFAVIMAVPFALFGAIAAVFGRGLSNDIYFQIALVTLIGLAAKNAILIVEFAVLEVKAGKDLTEAALSAAKLRFRPIIMTSLAFILGCLPLAISTGAGANSRHAIGTGVIGGMLGATILAPFFIPVFFKLIMGLGAAARRAFGGHADSDGQTG; encoded by the coding sequence ATGATCTCACGGTTTTTCCTGGGGCGTCCGGTTTTTTCCATCGTCATCTCGCTGGTCATCGTGCTGGCGGGTCTGGCGGCCATTAAAAACCTGCCCATCGCCCAATATCCGGACATCATTCCGCCGGAAGTCAACGTCTCGACCTCCTACCCCGGGGCCAGCCCCGAGGTCATCGCCGCGACAGTCGCCGCGCCGCTCGAACAGCAGATCAACGGCGTGGACAACATGCTCTACATGCGCTCGACCAGCTCCGGCGACGGCTCGCTGTCCATGGCCGTCACCTTTGCCGTCGGCACCGATCCCGACCAGAACACCATCAACGTGAATAACCGCGTCCAGGCCGCCCTGACCACCTTGCCCGCCGAAGTGCAACGCCAGGGCGTGACCGTGCGCAAACGATCGTCCAACATCCTCCAGGTCATTGCCTTCGAATCCCCGACCAAGCGCTACGACGCCGTCTACCTCAGCAACTACGTGCTGGTGAACGTCCTCGACGAGCTCAAGCGCCTGCCGGGCGTGGGTGACGCCTCCATCTTCGGGGCCAAGGACTATTCCATGCGGGTCTGGCTGCAGCCGGACAAGCTGGCCCAGCTGGGGCTCACGCCGGCCGACGTGGCCGCCGCCATCCAGGAACAAAACGCCCAGTTCGCCGCCGGCCGCATCGGCGCGGAACCGACAGAGTCCGAAAAACCGGTGGCCATCAACTACATGGTCACCACCAAGGGCCGGCTGCTCACCCCGGAAGAATTCGGCAACATCATCCTCAAGGCCCAGCCCGACGGCTCGGTGCTGCGCTTAAAGGACGTGGCCCGGGTGGAACTGGGGGCCAAGGATTACTCGTCCATTTCCAAGATCTCCGGCAATCCGGCGGTCAACATTGGCATCTACCTGTCCCCGGGCGCAAACGCCCTCAATACGGCCGACCTGGTCACGGCCAAGCTGGCCGAACTGTCCAAGCGCTTCCCGGACGGCATCAGCTACAAGGTGCCGCTCGACACCACCACCTTCGTGCGCGTGTCCATCGAGGAGGTCATCCACACCCTGGTCGAGGCCATGATCCTGGTCTTTTTCGTGGTGTTCATCTTCCTGCAGAACTTTCGGGCCACGCTCATTCCCTGCCTGGCCGTGCCGGTCTCCATCATCGGCACCTTCGCCGGCATGTACGCCCTCGGATTCACCATCAACACGCTGACGCTGTTCGGCATGGTGCTGGCCATCGGCATCGTGGTCGACGACGCCATCGTGGTGCTCGAAAACGTCGAGCGCATCATGAGCACGGAAAAGCTCCCGCCGAGGCAAGCCACGGCCAAGGCCATGGAGGAGGTGACTGGGCCGGTCGTCGCCATCGTGCTGGTCCTTTGCGCCGTGTTCGTGCCGGTCGCCTTCCTCGGAGGGCTTACCGGCCAAATGTACAAGCAGTTCGCCATCACCATCGCCGTGTCGGTGGTCATCTCGGGTCTCGTGGCCCTGACGCTCACCCCGGCCCTTTGCGCCTCGCTTTTAAAAGCCGGGCATCAGGAACCCAACCGGGTCTTCCGGTCCTTCAACCGCCTCTTCGACAAGGTGACAAACGGCTATGCCGCCGGCGTGTCCTTTCTGCTGCACCATGTGGTCATGGCCCTGGTGCTCTTCGCGGTCCTGTGCGTCGGGGCCTTGTCGCTTTTCCGCATCGTTCCCGGCGGTCTGGTCCCGGACGAGGACCAGGGCTACGTCATCGGGCTCAACATCCTGCCGGACGGCACGTCGCTTCGGGCCACCGAGAAGATCGACGACGCCATGGACGCCATGAACGCCAAGGACCCCGTGGTGGAGCATCAGATCACCATCACCGGCCTCGATCTCCTGAGCTCCACCTACCGCTCCAACTACGGCACCCTGTTCATTCCGCTCAAGCCCTGGGACGAGCGCAAGAAAGCGGACGAAAGCTCGTTCGCCTTCGTCAAGCGCATCTTCGGGCGCGGCATGGCCCTGCCCAAAAGCATGACCCTGGCCTTCAACCCGCCGGCGATCACCGGCATGTCCAATACCGGCGGCTTCGAGGGCTACCTGCAAAATCGCGGCGAGGGCAACGCCCAGGATCTGGCCGTGATGACCGACAAGCTCGTGGCCGAGGCCAAAAAGGACCCGGCGCTCGGGCGCGTGGCCACCACCTTCGGGGCCAACGTGCCCCAGTTGCGCGTGGATCTCGACCGCCAGAAGGCCAAGGCGCTCGGCGTGGCCATAAGCGACGTCTACGACGCCATGCAGGCCACCTTCGGTGCCTACTACGTCAACGACTTCAACAAGTTCGGCCGCACCTTCCGGGTCCAGCTCCAGTCCGAGGCGAAATACCGCGACCGGCCGGAAGACCTGCGCGAGGTCTACGTGCGCTCAAAATCGGGCGAGATGATTCCGCTGACCGCGCTGGCCACCATCGAGAAATCCACCGGCCCCGAGGTCATGGAACGCTTCAACGTCTTCCCGGCGGCCAAGATCATGGGCCAGCCGGCCGACGGCCACACCTCGAGCGAGGCCCTGGCCGCCATGGAAAAAGCGGCGGCCAAGGTGCTGCCGGCGGACTACACCCTGGCCTGGACCGGTTCGGCCTATCAGGAAAAGGCGGCCGCCGGCTCCTCCATGCTCGTTTTCGGCATGGGCATCGTCATGGTCATCCTGATCCTGGCTGCCCAGTACGAACGCTGGACGCTGCCGTTCGCCGTCATCATGGCCGTGCCGTTCGCGCTGTTCGGCGCCATCGCGGCCGTGTTCGGACGGGGGCTTTCCAACGACATCTACTTCCAGATCGCGTTGGTCACGCTGATCGGCCTGGCGGCCAAAAACGCCATCCTGATCGTGGAATTCGCCGTGCTCGAGGTCAAAGCCGGCAAGGACCTGACCGAAGCGGCCCTGAGCGCGGCCAAGCTGCGTTTCCGGCCCATCATCATGACCTCTTTGGCCTTCATCCTCGGCTGTCTGCCCCTGGCCATCTCCACCGGGGCCGGGGCCAACAGCCGGCATGCCATCGGCACGGGCGTCATCGGCGGCATGCTCGGGGCAACCATATTGGCGCCCTTTTTCATCCCGGTCTTTTTCAAGCTCATCATGGGGCTTGGCGCGGCGGCGCGCCGGGCCTTCGGCGGACACGCCGACTCGGACGGACAGACCGGATAA
- the eboE gene encoding metabolite traffic protein EboE: MPPVTYCTNIHPGETLEEVRQGLERYAVRVKARLSPDAPFPVGLRLSGLASRELEEADVARRFGEFLTGAGLCVTTINGFPYGRFHHTPVKEAVYLPDWRDPERAAYTLRLARTLAGWLPEGGRGSISTVPVGFRRGFSESDMPTALAVLRRTLQALAGLRQETGKTIRLAVEAEPGCLVETTPEMVALFERLDPDGAFRDFLTVCYDCCHQALQYEDPEASLAAYATAGIAVGHVQVSSALHLNGGALSRLSRFVEPVYLHQAVARLGDGSLRRFDDLPEALAARLGGVASWRVHFHLPVFVAELPECATTQDFLARILPRFAPDASMEVETYTWSVLPGELKMPDVVDSICREIDWVEAARSGGMKG; the protein is encoded by the coding sequence ATGCCGCCGGTGACCTATTGCACCAATATCCATCCTGGTGAAACGCTTGAGGAAGTTCGACAGGGGCTTGAGCGGTACGCTGTCCGGGTCAAGGCCCGGCTCTCGCCGGACGCGCCGTTTCCGGTGGGGCTGCGCCTGTCCGGTCTGGCCAGCCGTGAACTGGAAGAAGCCGACGTCGCCCGGCGCTTTGGGGAATTCCTGACCGGGGCGGGGCTTTGCGTCACCACCATAAACGGCTTTCCCTACGGCCGCTTCCACCATACGCCGGTCAAGGAAGCGGTCTATCTGCCCGACTGGCGCGATCCCGAGCGCGCCGCCTACACCCTGCGTCTGGCCCGCACGTTGGCCGGCTGGCTGCCCGAGGGCGGCCGGGGCTCCATCTCCACCGTGCCGGTGGGATTCCGGCGGGGATTTTCCGAAAGCGACATGCCGACGGCGCTGGCCGTCCTGCGCCGCACCTTGCAGGCCTTGGCCGGGCTGCGCCAGGAGACTGGAAAGACCATCCGGTTGGCGGTCGAGGCCGAACCGGGTTGTCTGGTCGAAACCACGCCGGAGATGGTGGCGCTTTTTGAGCGCCTCGACCCGGACGGGGCGTTTCGGGACTTTCTCACCGTCTGCTACGACTGCTGCCATCAGGCGCTCCAGTACGAAGATCCGGAGGCGTCGCTGGCGGCCTACGCAACGGCGGGCATTGCCGTGGGGCACGTGCAGGTGTCCTCGGCGCTGCATCTTAACGGCGGCGCGCTCTCAAGGCTTTCCCGCTTCGTGGAGCCGGTCTATCTGCATCAGGCCGTGGCCCGGCTTGGCGACGGGAGCCTTCGCCGTTTTGACGACCTGCCCGAAGCCCTGGCCGCCCGGTTGGGCGGTGTGGCCTCCTGGCGGGTGCATTTCCATTTGCCGGTCTTCGTGGCCGAGCTGCCGGAGTGCGCCACCACCCAGGATTTTCTGGCCCGCATCCTGCCGCGTTTTGCCCCGGATGCGTCCATGGAGGTGGAGACCTACACCTGGAGCGTGCTGCCCGGGGAACTCAAGATGCCGGATGTGGTCGACTCCATCTGTCGGGAGATCGATTGGGTGGAAGCGGCCCGGTCGGGCGGGATGAAGGGATAA
- a CDS encoding 3-dehydroquinate synthase, giving the protein MTLTTVQHIALAFDFPVVFTRDAFDPENAALAEVLGRSGKGPHRVGLVIDAGLAAAMPGLADRARAYCAAHAAVIRLVAPPLVVAGGERAKADFSVVEAVWKLTYEAKLCRQSFLVVIGGGAVLDAAGFAAATAHRGVRLIRMPSTALSQNDAGVGVKNGVNAFGRKNYIGAFAPPYAVINDHGLLATLPAREIRSGLAEAVKVAVVRDAAFFARLCELSQRLAALDSDALEEADRRCAVAHLEHIASGGDPFEMGSARPLDFGHWAAHALEEATGGALRHGEAVAVGMALDTLYAARVGLLPRGDADAVLDLLEKLGLAVWHPALADLDMAAAIEAFREHLGGRLHLTLPTAIGRRVEVHEVDAASLAAAREMLSRRGAPPGPSCRGE; this is encoded by the coding sequence ATGACCCTGACCACCGTACAACATATCGCCCTGGCGTTCGATTTTCCCGTCGTTTTCACCCGGGACGCCTTTGATCCCGAAAACGCCGCCCTGGCCGAGGTCCTTGGCCGATCGGGCAAGGGTCCCCATCGGGTGGGGCTGGTCATCGACGCCGGCCTTGCCGCCGCCATGCCCGGCCTGGCCGACCGGGCGCGGGCCTACTGCGCCGCCCATGCCGCCGTGATCCGCCTTGTCGCGCCGCCCCTGGTCGTTGCCGGCGGCGAGCGGGCCAAGGCCGATTTCAGCGTGGTCGAAGCGGTCTGGAAACTCACCTACGAGGCGAAGTTGTGCCGGCAATCCTTCCTGGTAGTCATCGGCGGCGGGGCGGTGCTGGACGCGGCCGGATTCGCCGCGGCCACGGCCCATCGCGGCGTGCGGCTTATTCGCATGCCGAGTACGGCCCTGTCCCAAAACGACGCCGGCGTGGGGGTCAAAAACGGGGTCAACGCCTTTGGCCGCAAGAACTACATCGGCGCGTTCGCTCCGCCGTATGCCGTTATAAACGACCACGGCCTCCTCGCCACGTTGCCCGCCCGCGAGATCCGCTCCGGCCTGGCCGAGGCGGTCAAGGTGGCGGTGGTGCGCGACGCGGCCTTTTTCGCCCGGCTTTGCGAACTGTCCCAACGCCTGGCCGCCCTGGATTCCGATGCCCTGGAGGAGGCCGACAGGCGTTGCGCCGTGGCCCACCTGGAGCATATCGCTTCCGGTGGCGACCCCTTCGAGATGGGCTCGGCCCGGCCCCTCGATTTCGGCCACTGGGCGGCCCATGCCCTGGAGGAAGCGACCGGGGGCGCACTGCGCCACGGCGAGGCCGTGGCCGTGGGCATGGCCCTCGATACGCTCTACGCCGCGCGTGTCGGCCTGCTGCCCCGGGGCGATGCCGACGCCGTGCTCGATCTTTTGGAAAAACTGGGTCTTGCCGTCTGGCATCCGGCCCTGGCCGACCTCGACATGGCCGCCGCCATCGAGGCCTTCCGCGAACACCTCGGCGGCCGGCTGCACCTGACCCTGCCCACGGCCATAGGCCGCCGCGTCGAGGTCCACGAAGTCGATGCCGCTTCCCTCGCCGCCGCGCGGGAGATGCTTTCCAGGAGGGGAGCCCCTCCCGGACCATCTTGCCGGGGGGAATGA
- a CDS encoding GGDEF domain-containing protein, giving the protein MRENALFESHFDLIPFGIYVVDAATYSIVYSNRVYIERFGKHLGATCHKILYERDEPCTNCRLAELLTPAGLPNGNTLVFEHFNEVDDRWYQMQVRAMTWPDGRVVKYSIAVDISDLKDTQNRLAEAHAELALKNLELMRLSTTDMLTGLANRQRIDALLGQALNDRSEPVSLIMLDIDHFKRINDRFGHLAGDRTLSALAGALRGAMPEGCTVGRWGGEEFLILCRRTILADAYLLAETLRERVLGLDLPDVGRFSCSFGVVEAAPEETVDRLMGRVDQAMYAAKELGRNRVEAA; this is encoded by the coding sequence ATGAGGGAGAACGCCCTTTTCGAAAGCCATTTCGACCTCATTCCCTTTGGCATCTATGTCGTCGATGCCGCGACCTATTCCATCGTCTACAGTAACCGGGTCTATATCGAGCGGTTCGGCAAGCACCTCGGGGCAACCTGCCACAAGATCCTGTACGAGCGCGACGAACCCTGCACCAACTGCCGCTTGGCCGAATTGCTGACGCCGGCCGGCCTGCCGAACGGCAATACCCTGGTGTTCGAGCATTTCAACGAAGTCGACGACCGCTGGTACCAGATGCAGGTGCGCGCCATGACCTGGCCCGATGGCCGGGTGGTCAAATATTCCATCGCCGTGGACATTTCCGACCTCAAGGACACCCAGAACCGTCTGGCCGAGGCCCATGCCGAACTGGCGCTCAAGAATCTGGAGCTGATGCGGCTGTCGACCACGGACATGCTGACCGGGCTGGCCAACCGGCAACGCATCGACGCGCTGCTCGGCCAGGCCCTTAACGATCGCAGCGAGCCCGTAAGCCTCATCATGCTCGACATCGACCATTTCAAGCGCATCAACGACCGCTTCGGCCATCTGGCCGGCGACAGGACGCTGTCCGCGTTGGCCGGCGCCCTGCGCGGGGCGATGCCGGAAGGCTGCACGGTCGGCCGCTGGGGGGGCGAGGAATTTCTGATTCTGTGCCGCAGGACCATCCTGGCCGACGCCTACCTTCTGGCCGAAACCCTGCGAGAGCGGGTGCTGGGGCTCGATCTGCCGGATGTCGGCCGGTTCTCGTGCAGCTTCGGCGTGGTCGAGGCCGCTCCGGAAGAAACCGTGGACCGACTCATGGGCCGGGTCGATCAGGCCATGTACGCGGCCAAGGAACTCGGCCGCAACCGGGTCGAGGCGGCCTGA
- a CDS encoding PAS domain-containing sensor histidine kinase — protein sequence MSASMLESTLLQTHFDVIPFGIYVVDVATHEIVFVNKHFRDALGVVEGRSCHEVLYGQAMPCLHCRIPELLTPEGKPNGVTVVYDHYNERDEHWFQMQEKTMGWPDGRVVKYSIAVDISELKETQNSLAEAHAQLAINNKELAARNKILQENIELREHVERIARHDLKAPLSALIGLPQVLLDNYDLPEPAADVVRLIEQAGHSMLEMLNQSLVLFRLETGSYVLVPKPVDLADLTRRTVARLASMPVARGRVVRMSLDGRPLTPQDSLDYQGDALLLGPMLQNLLINALEAAPPRQDIAVDLLSRPDSLSIVVANPGEVPESIRGRMFEKYVTMGKRGGTGLGAYSAALAARAHGGNITLDASVPGHTAIVVTLPRLAGEEAGA from the coding sequence ATGAGTGCCTCCATGCTCGAAAGCACGCTGTTGCAGACGCATTTCGACGTCATTCCCTTCGGCATTTATGTCGTGGATGTGGCGACCCATGAGATCGTCTTCGTCAACAAGCATTTTCGAGACGCCTTGGGCGTGGTGGAAGGCCGCAGCTGCCATGAGGTCCTCTACGGCCAGGCCATGCCCTGCCTGCATTGCCGCATCCCCGAACTGCTGACCCCGGAGGGCAAGCCCAACGGCGTGACCGTGGTCTACGACCACTATAACGAGCGCGACGAGCACTGGTTCCAGATGCAGGAGAAGACCATGGGCTGGCCCGACGGCCGGGTGGTCAAATACTCCATTGCCGTGGACATCTCCGAACTCAAGGAGACCCAGAACAGTCTGGCCGAGGCCCATGCCCAGCTGGCCATCAACAACAAGGAACTGGCGGCCCGAAACAAGATCCTCCAGGAAAACATCGAGCTGCGCGAACACGTGGAGCGCATCGCCCGCCACGACCTCAAGGCCCCGCTCTCGGCCCTGATCGGCCTGCCCCAGGTGCTTCTCGACAACTACGACCTGCCCGAGCCGGCGGCCGACGTTGTCCGCTTGATCGAGCAGGCCGGGCATAGCATGCTCGAGATGCTCAACCAGTCCCTGGTGCTCTTTCGCCTGGAAACCGGTTCCTACGTCCTTGTCCCCAAGCCGGTGGACTTGGCCGACCTGACCCGGCGCACCGTGGCCAGGCTCGCCAGCATGCCCGTGGCGCGGGGACGCGTCGTCCGCATGTCCCTCGACGGGCGTCCCCTGACCCCGCAGGACAGCCTGGACTATCAAGGCGACGCGCTGCTCCTTGGCCCCATGCTGCAAAATCTCCTGATCAACGCCCTGGAGGCCGCTCCTCCCCGCCAGGATATCGCCGTGGACCTCCTGTCCCGGCCCGACAGCCTCAGCATCGTCGTGGCCAATCCCGGCGAGGTGCCCGAGTCTATTCGCGGCCGGATGTTCGAGAAATACGTCACCATGGGCAAACGGGGCGGCACCGGCCTTGGCGCTTATTCCGCCGCCTTGGCCGCCCGGGCCCACGGCGGCAACATCACCCTGGATGCGTCCGTCCCCGGACACACCGCCATTGTCGTCACCCTGCCGCGTCTGGCCGGGGAGGAGGCGGGGGCATGA
- a CDS encoding response regulator, which translates to MRRLRVMVVDDSGLTVKKMVKLLGELGHEVAAVATTGRQAVTDYPTVAPDMVAMDITMPELNGIEATRLIMAADPDARIIIVTSHGQEQMVMDAIEAGAKGYILKPVKLEKLRETLETVAEKYLP; encoded by the coding sequence ATGAGACGGCTTCGCGTCATGGTAGTGGACGACTCCGGCCTTACCGTGAAAAAAATGGTCAAGCTCCTGGGGGAGCTTGGACACGAGGTGGCCGCGGTGGCCACCACGGGGCGTCAGGCCGTTACCGATTATCCCACGGTCGCGCCGGATATGGTGGCCATGGACATCACCATGCCGGAATTAAACGGCATCGAGGCCACGCGCCTGATCATGGCCGCCGACCCCGATGCGCGGATCATCATCGTCACCTCGCACGGCCAGGAACAGATGGTCATGGACGCCATCGAGGCCGGGGCCAAGGGATACATCTTAAAGCCGGTCAAGCTGGAGAAATTGCGCGAAACCCTGGAAACCGTGGCGGAAAAATACCTGCCATGA
- a CDS encoding chemotaxis protein CheX, translated as MTDQLNIQEFLDALTRRTEAFFNDELGIAFTGRGFQIDDVQKLDLKSITAIMSATGALKLYLAYSFDAPLIDAAFAAYTADLDIAEDEREDAVQETAGDIINIIVGNALADLAATGPTIALSPPIVLTEAKSVMRHRGAKFASAELHADAGQMSIHLIGPGELFNDVLEYVKE; from the coding sequence ATGACCGATCAACTCAACATCCAGGAATTCCTCGACGCCCTGACCCGGCGCACCGAAGCGTTTTTTAACGATGAGCTCGGTATCGCCTTCACCGGACGGGGATTCCAGATCGACGACGTGCAAAAGCTCGACCTCAAGTCCATAACGGCCATCATGAGCGCCACCGGCGCGCTCAAGCTCTACCTGGCCTACAGCTTCGACGCGCCGCTGATCGACGCGGCCTTCGCCGCTTACACGGCCGACCTCGACATCGCCGAGGACGAACGCGAGGATGCCGTCCAGGAAACCGCCGGCGACATCATCAATATCATCGTCGGCAACGCCCTGGCCGACCTTGCCGCAACCGGACCGACCATCGCCCTGTCCCCGCCCATCGTCCTCACCGAGGCCAAGTCCGTCATGCGCCACCGGGGGGCCAAATTCGCCTCGGCGGAACTGCACGCCGACGCGGGCCAGATGAGCATCCACCTGATCGGACCGGGCGAACTTTTCAATGATGTGTTAGAGTACGTGAAGGAGTAA